Proteins co-encoded in one Paracrocinitomix mangrovi genomic window:
- a CDS encoding L-threonylcarbamoyladenylate synthase has translation MIIEINEQNPDQRKIDQVVKILNKGGVIIYPTDTVYSFGCSIMHKRAIEKLAWLRGLKLKKANFSLICFDLSTLSEHVKFIDRPTYKVLNKNLPGPFTFILPASNKIPKLFDSNKKTVGIRIPDNNIAREIVRELGHPLVTTSLHDDDDIVEYTTDPYKIQERWESQVDAIVDGGFGKNEPSTVVDFSEGEVEIVRQGIGELIY, from the coding sequence TTGATAATAGAAATTAACGAACAAAATCCTGATCAAAGAAAGATTGATCAAGTAGTAAAAATCTTAAACAAAGGTGGGGTAATTATTTACCCAACGGATACTGTTTACAGCTTTGGTTGTAGCATTATGCATAAACGCGCCATTGAAAAATTGGCATGGCTTAGAGGGTTAAAACTCAAAAAGGCTAACTTTTCGTTGATTTGTTTTGATCTAAGTACATTATCTGAACACGTTAAGTTTATTGATCGACCTACCTACAAAGTCTTAAACAAAAATCTACCTGGCCCATTTACCTTTATATTACCGGCTTCCAACAAAATTCCTAAACTTTTTGATAGCAATAAAAAAACTGTTGGTATCCGTATACCTGACAACAACATTGCTCGCGAAATTGTAAGAGAATTAGGACATCCATTAGTAACAACTTCATTGCATGATGATGATGATATTGTTGAGTATACCACAGATCCTTACAAGATTCAGGAAAGGTGGGAATCACAGGTTGATGCTATAGTTGATGGTGGTTTTGGTAAAAATGAGCCATCTACTGTGGTTGATTTTTCTGAAGGAGAAGTTGAAATCGTACGTCAGGGTATCGGAGAACTTATTTACTAG
- a CDS encoding nucleoside recognition domain-containing protein, which translates to MVLNYIWIGFFLIALVVALVKTFGGDAAVFGDMVNSTFSMAETGFEISLYLTGVLCLWLGIMKIGENGGAVQALSKLVGPFFNKLFPDVPENHPARGSMLMNFSANMLGLDNAATPMGLKAMNELQELNKEKDRATNAMIMFLVLNTSGLTIIPITVMAYRSQFGAENPADVFIPILIATFCASLVGLIAVALYQKINLFDKVILAYLGGMSLIIFGLAYYFSSLPPEELNTQSSLASNIILYGVICLFIIMAIKKKVNVYESFIDGAKGGFDIAIKIIPYLIAILVSIGVFRASGAMDLMQEGFQLFFGLFFENTEFTNGIPTALMKPLSGSGARGMMIESFGPNGEYVDSYVGKLNSTLQGATDTTFYIIAVYFGAVGIKKTRYAVKVGLLADLAGVIAAMVVATLWFGGDKTVYQSPQEVVESFGNAWQSSNQESMKNLLSDNCVLYDQAYDTLYTNKSKVVDEYFSQNTFFRAVKTTKVMVNEVYLKINKGVDSSFVLETYAIGVKKGKIQYFRYLGNL; encoded by the coding sequence GTGGTCCTTAATTATATCTGGATAGGATTCTTTTTAATTGCACTTGTTGTAGCACTGGTTAAAACCTTTGGTGGTGATGCTGCTGTATTTGGCGATATGGTTAACTCTACCTTCAGCATGGCTGAAACGGGTTTTGAAATCTCTCTTTACTTAACCGGAGTATTGTGCTTATGGCTAGGTATTATGAAAATCGGAGAAAATGGAGGTGCGGTCCAGGCTTTGTCGAAGCTTGTAGGTCCTTTCTTCAACAAATTATTTCCTGATGTTCCGGAAAATCATCCTGCAAGAGGATCAATGCTAATGAATTTTTCTGCCAATATGCTTGGCTTAGACAATGCAGCTACTCCAATGGGATTAAAAGCCATGAATGAGTTGCAGGAGTTGAACAAGGAAAAAGATCGTGCCACTAATGCCATGATCATGTTTTTGGTTTTAAATACTTCAGGACTTACAATCATCCCTATAACAGTAATGGCTTACCGAAGTCAATTTGGTGCAGAAAATCCGGCAGATGTTTTTATACCAATTTTGATAGCCACTTTTTGCGCTTCTTTGGTTGGATTAATTGCTGTAGCTCTTTATCAAAAAATCAATCTCTTTGACAAAGTCATTTTAGCTTATTTAGGAGGAATGAGCCTTATCATTTTCGGATTAGCCTATTATTTCTCATCCCTACCTCCTGAAGAGCTAAACACTCAGTCTTCATTAGCCTCAAACATAATACTTTACGGCGTCATTTGTCTTTTTATAATAATGGCTATTAAAAAGAAGGTAAACGTTTATGAATCGTTTATAGATGGTGCAAAAGGAGGTTTTGATATAGCTATTAAAATTATTCCTTACCTGATTGCCATTCTGGTTTCTATCGGCGTTTTTAGAGCTTCAGGCGCTATGGATTTAATGCAAGAAGGTTTTCAACTTTTCTTTGGATTATTTTTTGAAAACACTGAATTCACCAATGGAATTCCTACTGCATTAATGAAACCATTAAGTGGATCAGGAGCAAGAGGAATGATGATTGAATCATTTGGTCCAAATGGAGAATATGTAGACTCATATGTTGGTAAACTTAACTCTACCTTACAGGGAGCAACAGATACAACTTTCTACATAATTGCAGTTTATTTTGGTGCAGTAGGAATCAAAAAAACGCGATATGCTGTAAAAGTTGGCCTATTAGCTGATTTAGCGGGAGTTATTGCAGCTATGGTTGTTGCTACTTTGTGGTTTGGAGGAGATAAAACTGTTTATCAATCACCTCAAGAGGTTGTTGAATCATTCGGTAATGCCTGGCAAAGTTCCAACCAGGAATCCATGAAAAATTTACTTTCAGATAATTGTGTATTATATGATCAAGCTTATGATACACTTTATACAAATAAATCAAAAGTTGTAGATGAATATTTTAGTCAAAATACCTTTTTTAGAGCAGTCAAAACAACAAAAGTAATGGTAAACGAAGTTTACCTTAAAATAAATAAAGGTGTGGATTCGTCTTTTGTATTAGAAACCTATGCAATTGGAGTTAAAAAAGGAAAAATTCAGTATTTCAGGTATTTAGGCAATTTATAA
- a CDS encoding DUF5522 domain-containing protein has protein sequence MFNSKLADLDPEDYYKTPEGYIVFTEKYHLKRGYCCKSGCKHCPYGYDKKTGMIKPKN, from the coding sequence ATGTTCAATAGTAAACTGGCAGATCTTGATCCTGAAGATTATTATAAAACTCCGGAAGGATATATAGTCTTTACTGAAAAATATCATCTAAAACGCGGATATTGCTGCAAAAGTGGTTGTAAGCACTGTCCTTATGGTTATGATAAAAAAACCGGAATGATAAAACCCAAGAATTAA
- a CDS encoding GEVED domain-containing protein: protein MRGYILNNVDAVTALASEVATGGRLNVNNTITDILANCTITACDQPYNVHASAFVDTTATFEWNGFSTDYLFYIQEGNNPVVEIPVTAQTSISFDTLVACTDYTIWVKGICGSDTSNFSFPYTFTTDGCCTNPALNLDGFGTNELTVSWNSILYASGYELRYKPEGAAEWIDTLIGISSPLNITGLDTCTTYELQIKTICTDSTQGFGNSHLFQTSGCGACYDLTYCDVVGANASLEWIDSIVVGWNTNVSGADNGWLQSTDIISTFKPGLTYPIALKPGYSGTAYTEHFTVWIDFDQNGVFDATDTVFVNETTTTVLQESIYIPTNAVHGITKMRIAMNGTSSPVACPTGSFWGEYEDYCVYIGEDAGFDENQIEFSLYPNPAENILNIICNAEIAETKVFDQSGKLIISMQSNNSKTIDISALSSGFYLLQITTEKGIYVQKFIKE from the coding sequence ATGAGAGGTTATATCCTTAATAATGTAGATGCTGTTACCGCCTTAGCATCTGAGGTAGCAACAGGTGGAAGATTGAACGTAAATAATACTATTACAGATATTTTGGCAAATTGTACAATTACAGCTTGTGATCAACCTTATAATGTGCATGCATCTGCTTTCGTTGATACAACTGCTACATTTGAATGGAATGGATTTTCAACTGATTACTTATTCTATATTCAAGAAGGTAATAATCCAGTAGTTGAAATACCTGTTACAGCCCAAACATCTATTTCCTTTGATACACTTGTGGCATGTACGGATTATACAATCTGGGTAAAAGGCATTTGTGGTTCAGACACTTCAAATTTTTCATTCCCTTACACCTTCACTACTGATGGATGTTGTACAAACCCTGCTTTAAACCTTGACGGTTTCGGTACAAATGAGTTAACAGTTTCATGGAATTCAATTTTATACGCAAGTGGGTATGAACTGAGATATAAACCAGAAGGTGCGGCTGAATGGATTGACACCTTAATTGGAATATCTAGCCCACTAAACATAACTGGTTTAGATACTTGTACAACTTATGAATTACAGATAAAAACCATTTGTACAGATAGTACGCAAGGTTTTGGTAACTCTCATTTATTTCAAACCTCAGGCTGTGGCGCATGTTACGACTTAACTTATTGTGATGTTGTTGGGGCTAATGCAAGTTTAGAATGGATTGACAGCATAGTTGTAGGTTGGAATACAAATGTTTCGGGTGCAGATAATGGATGGCTTCAATCAACTGACATCATCTCAACTTTTAAACCCGGACTCACCTATCCTATTGCACTTAAGCCGGGATATTCTGGAACTGCTTACACCGAGCATTTCACAGTTTGGATAGACTTTGATCAAAACGGCGTATTTGATGCAACAGACACTGTCTTTGTTAATGAAACAACTACAACTGTCCTTCAAGAAAGTATTTACATTCCAACAAATGCAGTGCACGGAATAACAAAAATGAGAATTGCCATGAACGGAACTTCAAGTCCGGTTGCATGTCCTACTGGAAGCTTCTGGGGTGAATATGAAGACTACTGTGTTTATATTGGTGAAGATGCTGGATTTGATGAAAATCAAATAGAATTCAGTCTGTATCCTAATCCTGCAGAAAATATTTTAAACATTATCTGTAATGCCGAAATTGCTGAAACCAAGGTTTTTGATCAATCAGGAAAATTGATCATTTCAATGCAAAGTAATAATTCCAAAACCATAGACATTTCTGCATTAAGTTCAGGTTTTTATTTATTACAAATAACTACAGAAAAAGGTATCTATGTTCAAAAATTCATTAAAGAATAA
- a CDS encoding DMT family transporter — MYKGILYMLLSSFCFALINICVKILSNSNHALDKFGDVFSNIQEYPPQELVLFRSIISLTICIAIIRAKKIPFFGNNKKWLLIRGAAGATALTLFFVTLQNLPLAIATTVQYLSPVFTIIFAIYLQKEKVFPVQWLFFLISFSGIAIIGFVKESDLSVNPLWVLVGLTSAVISGIAYNAIMKCRDTDQPITIVMYFPLVATPVMLILCLTLGYVIPQGIEWVLLIAIGILTQIAQVTMTRAFHADSAARVSPVKYVGAIYAVAAGFFIFNEELGLISSIGIILVLTGVLLNTFVKLKRQEKFSS; from the coding sequence GTGTACAAAGGGATATTATACATGTTGTTGTCTTCGTTCTGTTTTGCGTTGATCAACATTTGCGTCAAAATTTTATCCAATTCAAACCACGCTTTAGATAAGTTTGGAGATGTTTTTAGCAACATCCAGGAATACCCTCCACAGGAATTGGTATTATTTAGATCTATCATTTCATTAACCATTTGTATTGCTATCATTAGAGCTAAAAAAATCCCGTTTTTCGGAAATAATAAAAAATGGCTCTTAATAAGAGGTGCAGCAGGAGCAACGGCATTGACTTTGTTTTTTGTAACACTTCAAAATCTACCATTAGCCATTGCTACAACAGTTCAATATCTTTCTCCTGTTTTTACAATCATTTTCGCCATTTATCTGCAAAAAGAAAAAGTTTTTCCTGTTCAGTGGTTATTTTTTTTAATCTCCTTTTCTGGGATAGCTATAATTGGTTTTGTAAAAGAAAGTGATTTGTCTGTAAATCCTTTATGGGTATTGGTTGGATTAACTTCTGCTGTAATTTCCGGAATCGCTTACAATGCAATAATGAAATGTAGAGATACAGACCAACCTATCACCATTGTTATGTATTTTCCACTGGTAGCAACACCGGTTATGCTTATCTTATGTCTTACTTTAGGATATGTTATACCACAAGGTATTGAATGGGTGCTGTTGATCGCAATCGGAATTTTAACTCAAATTGCACAAGTCACCATGACAAGAGCTTTTCATGCAGATTCTGCAGCTCGAGTTTCACCAGTTAAATATGTGGGAGCGATTTATGCTGTAGCTGCAGGATTCTTCATATTTAATGAAGAATTAGGACTTATATCCAGCATTGGAATAATCTTGGTGCTAACAGGAGTTTTGCTGAACACTTTCGTAAAACTAAAGCGTCAAGAGAAATTTAGTTCATAA
- a CDS encoding pyridoxal phosphate-dependent aminotransferase — MPSISKKGINMPSSPIRKLVPFAEKAEAEGKTVYYLNIGQPDIKTPEVAFDALMIMDRKNIAYSHSAGGANYRKGLSDYYKSVGIDVSDDEIMVTTGGSEALLFSFLSTLNPGEEIIIPEPFYANYNGFAQYAGINITPVTANIEDGFALPPIEAFEEKINANTKGIVICNPGNPTGYLYSKEELERLRDIVKKHDLYLYADEVYREFCYDGAEPFSVMNLEGIENNVILIDSVSKRYSMCGARIGALITRNKEVFDTAMKFAQARLSPPTLGQVVAEAALKTPQSYFDEVISTYVDRRNALVEGLNSIDGVFCPMPKGAFYCVAKLPVDSTENFCQWLLEEFDYQGKTVMMAPASGFYASPGLGTQEVRLAYVLEKSALLNAVEVIREALKVYPGRIQQEVNVSEKENSI; from the coding sequence ATGCCGTCTATATCAAAAAAAGGAATAAACATGCCGTCTTCACCAATTAGAAAATTGGTGCCTTTTGCAGAAAAAGCTGAAGCTGAAGGAAAAACGGTTTATTACTTAAATATTGGTCAACCTGACATCAAAACACCTGAAGTTGCTTTTGATGCTTTGATGATCATGGATAGAAAGAACATTGCTTACAGTCACTCAGCTGGTGGAGCAAATTATCGCAAAGGTTTATCAGATTATTATAAATCAGTAGGTATTGATGTTTCAGATGATGAAATAATGGTAACCACTGGAGGTTCAGAGGCGCTATTGTTTAGCTTTTTAAGCACACTAAATCCTGGTGAAGAAATAATTATTCCTGAACCGTTTTACGCTAACTATAATGGTTTTGCACAATATGCAGGAATCAATATTACTCCGGTAACTGCAAACATTGAAGATGGATTTGCTTTACCTCCAATTGAAGCTTTTGAAGAAAAAATAAATGCAAATACAAAAGGTATTGTTATCTGTAATCCTGGTAATCCAACAGGGTATTTGTATTCAAAAGAAGAATTAGAAAGATTAAGAGATATCGTTAAAAAGCACGACTTGTATTTATATGCAGATGAAGTATATAGAGAGTTTTGCTATGACGGAGCTGAGCCTTTTTCAGTTATGAATCTTGAGGGCATTGAAAACAATGTTATACTTATTGATTCTGTTTCAAAAAGATATTCAATGTGTGGTGCCAGAATTGGAGCACTTATCACAAGAAATAAAGAGGTATTTGACACCGCTATGAAGTTTGCTCAAGCAAGATTATCTCCTCCTACATTAGGACAAGTTGTTGCAGAAGCTGCTCTTAAAACTCCTCAATCTTATTTTGATGAAGTAATTTCAACTTATGTTGACAGAAGAAATGCTTTGGTGGAAGGATTGAACAGTATTGATGGTGTTTTTTGCCCAATGCCAAAAGGAGCTTTTTATTGTGTAGCAAAGTTACCGGTTGATAGCACTGAAAATTTTTGCCAATGGTTATTGGAAGAGTTTGATTATCAAGGCAAAACAGTTATGATGGCTCCGGCTAGTGGATTTTACGCTTCTCCAGGTCTTGGTACTCAAGAAGTAAGATTAGCTTATGTACTTGAAAAATCAGCTTTATTAAATGCTGTTGAAGTGATTCGTGAGGCCCTAAAAGTTTATCCCGGGAGAATCCAGCAGGAAGTAAACGTATCAGAAAAAGAGAATTCTATTTAA
- a CDS encoding ABC transporter ATP-binding protein, translated as MSEEKKKFNFDLAKRLFNYFKEHPTVSISSLIIIVLMAFIGVAQPLMIKEMVNRFVIGEGADASWDGVQQFMYTIQPDTDVSKQLWTWTIFVIILLFLEGFLTFFSTYLGALLGQSIIRDMRIRLYKHLNSFNLKYFDRTPNGVVVTRMVSDIEAVAEVFSTGFINILGDLIRLIVILGAMLAMSWELTLLTLIPIPLLIISTRIFARAMKLSFQKERTQVTKLNTFVQEHISGMTIVQLFSRSKREAATFRVINADHRQAHLDAILANSIFFPVVELLASLSIAAVIFWSILQLDGGKEAIAGTYGVIFAFILLIYKLYRPIRQMADRFNILQRGMVRAERVFEILDRQEHIDDNGTLTDVDFAVPIDFNDIWFAYNDEDWVLKGITMRVEPGQSVALVGATGAGKSTIINLLTRFYEFQKGELKIGDHSIRDIELNTLRKSVAVVLQDVFLFSDTIYNNITLRDESISRERVEEAAKKVGAHDFIMSLPGGYDYNVRERGGVLSVGQKQLISFIRAYVYDPKILILDEATASVDSESEEMIQKATSELQKGRTSIIIAHRLSTIVNSDKIVVINDGKILESGTHQELLDKGGQYKKLYELNFS; from the coding sequence ATGTCTGAAGAAAAGAAGAAATTTAATTTTGATCTGGCTAAAAGACTCTTTAACTATTTTAAAGAGCATCCCACTGTATCTATTTCATCACTGATAATAATAGTTTTAATGGCTTTTATTGGTGTTGCGCAACCATTAATGATTAAAGAGATGGTGAATAGATTTGTGATTGGGGAAGGAGCAGATGCTTCATGGGATGGAGTGCAGCAGTTTATGTACACTATTCAGCCGGATACAGATGTTTCAAAACAACTTTGGACCTGGACAATATTTGTGATTATCCTTTTGTTTTTGGAGGGTTTTTTAACCTTTTTCTCAACATATTTAGGGGCTTTATTGGGGCAATCCATTATTAGAGATATGCGTATCAGACTTTACAAACATCTCAATTCTTTTAACCTAAAGTACTTTGACAGAACACCAAATGGAGTTGTAGTAACAAGGATGGTAAGTGATATTGAAGCTGTAGCAGAAGTATTTTCTACAGGTTTTATTAATATTCTTGGTGATTTGATAAGATTGATTGTCATTTTGGGTGCCATGTTAGCTATGAGTTGGGAGTTAACTTTATTGACCCTGATTCCGATACCGTTACTCATTATTTCTACTAGAATTTTTGCCAGAGCCATGAAACTTTCTTTCCAAAAAGAAAGAACGCAGGTAACCAAACTTAACACATTTGTTCAAGAGCACATTTCCGGAATGACGATCGTGCAATTGTTCAGTAGGTCAAAGAGAGAAGCAGCTACTTTTAGGGTAATTAATGCAGATCATAGGCAGGCTCATTTAGATGCTATTTTAGCCAATTCAATTTTCTTTCCTGTAGTTGAGCTTTTGGCTTCATTATCAATAGCTGCAGTGATATTTTGGTCAATTCTTCAATTAGATGGAGGAAAAGAGGCAATTGCAGGAACCTACGGTGTGATTTTCGCATTCATTTTATTAATCTACAAATTGTATCGCCCAATTAGGCAAATGGCGGATAGGTTTAATATTCTTCAAAGAGGAATGGTAAGGGCAGAGCGAGTTTTTGAGATCCTGGATAGACAAGAGCATATTGATGATAACGGAACCTTGACTGATGTTGACTTTGCAGTGCCAATTGACTTCAATGATATTTGGTTTGCTTATAATGATGAAGATTGGGTATTGAAAGGGATTACAATGAGAGTTGAGCCTGGTCAATCTGTTGCACTTGTAGGAGCAACTGGGGCAGGGAAGTCAACAATTATTAATCTTTTAACAAGGTTTTACGAATTCCAAAAAGGAGAACTTAAGATCGGTGATCATTCAATTAGAGACATTGAGCTAAATACATTGCGTAAAAGTGTAGCTGTTGTTTTGCAAGATGTGTTTTTATTCTCGGATACCATCTACAATAACATTACATTGAGAGATGAGAGTATAAGTAGAGAAAGGGTAGAAGAGGCAGCAAAAAAGGTTGGTGCACATGATTTTATTATGAGTTTACCTGGTGGATACGATTATAATGTGAGAGAAAGAGGAGGAGTTTTATCTGTAGGTCAAAAGCAGTTGATTTCTTTCATTCGTGCATATGTCTATGATCCTAAAATTTTAATTCTGGATGAAGCTACTGCCAGTGTTGATTCTGAGTCAGAAGAAATGATTCAAAAAGCTACTTCTGAACTTCAAAAAGGAAGAACTTCAATAATAATTGCTCATAGATTATCAACGATCGTTAACTCTGATAAAATTGTTGTAATCAATGATGGTAAAATATTGGAGAGTGGTACTCACCAGGAGTTACTAGATAAAGGCGGACAGTATAAAAAGCTTTATGAACTAAATTTCTCTTGA
- a CDS encoding ShlB/FhaC/HecB family hemolysin secretion/activation protein → MTCISVHAQENSYFHIDKITIKEKTVKDSTNYQRYKSKALQQFQLNGYVGIHLKDSTLKNNGWHFYYDYKHKFSKITLETISGKKLKTKTTTNKNFVQALTQIDKEVRNLENNGYPFANVQFIEQIEEKEQLKLIYKIDSGDFFVIDKIHLKSQDKFHEKTVLNLIGLDVGQKYNEEKIATVKDLLSASKLYRLERPIEVIFRQGKAELFLFLKKEKSSNADGYIGFQQDQITSKLVLNGFINLALNNAFNRAEQLELHWKSNPDKTQNATANFSYPFLFHSPLGFGGDINLRKQDSTFFRTDLSISLKYYHPYARFSIFNQFESSSTLRETAPADYRNYQKNTIGATAQFIAPTIKSIPFYHPELFISGGFYNYRNDTIDDNKQKIANSKYSFRYKHTLDFFKFFHLNNTIQFEGLTSNIALSRNEFIYFGGLRSVRGFYELELSGKDIWMMLNEVEFRPIEVFSIFVLYDRSTFHNNSGFHFTNSIGFGFAFNTGGSALQIIIANGVLDNNPLQLSNTKIHIGFSANF, encoded by the coding sequence ATGACATGCATTTCTGTGCATGCGCAGGAAAACTCATACTTCCATATTGATAAAATCACCATAAAAGAGAAAACAGTAAAAGACTCTACCAATTATCAACGCTACAAATCAAAAGCTCTTCAACAATTTCAGTTAAATGGATATGTAGGTATTCATCTTAAGGATTCAACTTTGAAAAATAATGGTTGGCACTTTTACTACGATTACAAACATAAATTCTCAAAAATCACACTTGAAACTATAAGTGGAAAAAAGCTAAAAACAAAAACTACAACCAATAAAAATTTTGTTCAAGCACTGACTCAGATAGACAAAGAAGTGCGGAATCTAGAAAACAACGGATATCCTTTTGCCAATGTTCAATTCATTGAGCAAATTGAAGAAAAAGAACAATTAAAATTGATTTATAAAATTGACTCTGGAGACTTTTTTGTAATTGATAAAATCCATTTAAAAAGTCAGGATAAGTTTCACGAAAAAACTGTATTAAACCTCATAGGATTAGATGTTGGACAAAAATACAATGAAGAAAAAATAGCCACAGTCAAAGACTTACTGAGCGCATCAAAATTATACAGACTAGAACGTCCAATTGAAGTTATTTTCAGACAGGGCAAAGCAGAATTATTTTTGTTCTTAAAAAAAGAAAAATCTAGTAATGCAGATGGTTATATTGGATTTCAACAAGATCAAATAACCTCCAAATTAGTGCTAAATGGATTCATCAATCTTGCGCTCAACAATGCTTTTAACAGAGCAGAACAACTTGAATTGCACTGGAAAAGTAATCCCGATAAAACTCAAAATGCAACTGCTAATTTTTCATACCCCTTTTTATTTCATTCACCATTGGGTTTTGGAGGTGATATTAATTTAAGAAAGCAGGATTCTACCTTCTTTAGAACAGATCTTTCTATTTCATTGAAATATTATCATCCCTATGCCAGATTTAGCATTTTTAATCAGTTTGAAAGCTCTTCTACTTTGAGAGAAACAGCTCCGGCTGATTATAGAAATTATCAAAAAAATACCATAGGTGCTACTGCACAATTTATTGCTCCTACTATCAAATCAATTCCTTTTTACCATCCCGAATTATTCATTTCAGGAGGGTTTTACAATTATAGAAACGATACAATTGATGATAACAAACAAAAAATAGCCAACAGCAAATACAGTTTTAGATATAAACACACGCTAGATTTTTTTAAGTTCTTTCATCTTAATAACACCATCCAATTTGAAGGATTAACGTCAAACATAGCGCTATCAAGAAATGAGTTTATTTACTTTGGAGGATTAAGGTCAGTAAGAGGATTTTATGAATTGGAATTATCCGGAAAAGACATTTGGATGATGTTGAATGAAGTTGAATTTAGACCTATAGAAGTGTTTTCAATTTTTGTCCTTTATGATAGATCAACATTCCACAACAATAGTGGCTTTCATTTTACCAACAGCATTGGTTTTGGATTTGCCTTCAATACAGGAGGATCAGCATTACAAATTATTATTGCCAATGGTGTTTTAGACAATAATCCACTTCAATTATCCAACACTAAAATACATATAGGATTTAGTGCTAACTTTTAA